In Bacteroidales bacterium, a genomic segment contains:
- a CDS encoding family 20 glycosylhydrolase: MKTVHYYFILIALIIISSCQGNKLKDNANSTDTVQLIPLPNKIKVGQDSLNITSGLKLNFAELNPEIENNLTTYLKSTTLNISESGIDVRFLLNNSQNSTTPDESYKLIVNKKGIEISAETEVGLFYAIQTLIQLTEQNPDRLPFIEIEDSPRFAYRGAHIDVSRHFFSLDFLKKQIDMMAHYKLNYFHWHLTDGPGWRIEIKQYPELTNIAAWRTHSLWKEWWASERKYANESAPNAYGGYYTQEEARELVEYASKRHITIIPEIEMPGHSEEVLAVYPHLSCTEKPYTSSEYCIGNEETFVFLENVLSEIIDVFPSAHIHIGGDEASKEHWKKCRKCQERIKNEGLKDEAELQSYLIRRIEKYLHSKGRKLIGWDEILEGGLEKSAIVMNWRSENIGIEAAQAGHKVILTPGKYTYFNGYQASPDKEPEAMGSFLPLENVYAYNPVLDSLSAEYIGNIWGVQSCLWAEYIPTEDLAEYMLYPRLLALAEVAWTNPQNKSWESFKRRVNLSIPILQQKGYNTFTLSKEPNVFMENDSVNKAISVTLTSEIYPVEIRYTTDGSAVTSKSLLYENPILVRDSTKLKTQLFRNGKPLGEVLEKRVDYHKAIGKRIEYLNPYNRYYPASGEKSLIDGLFGGISYGDGFWQGFIKTGFDVIIDLGETDLLRHTRINFLQNGSVEIWLPKDITISLSNERDGDFETVATFSNSVIDNRPGTFVKSFEWNGSQQARFVRITATINPLVRGWIFADEIVVW, from the coding sequence ATGAAAACAGTTCACTACTATTTCATACTGATTGCTCTTATAATCATATCTTCTTGTCAAGGCAATAAGCTAAAAGATAATGCAAACTCAACAGATACTGTTCAGTTAATTCCATTACCCAATAAAATTAAAGTTGGTCAAGATTCGCTCAATATAACATCTGGTTTGAAACTCAATTTTGCGGAACTTAATCCTGAAATAGAAAACAATCTGACAACTTACTTGAAATCCACTACGCTGAACATTTCAGAATCGGGAATAGACGTTAGGTTTTTATTAAACAATTCGCAAAACTCAACTACGCCGGACGAATCTTACAAATTGATTGTCAATAAAAAAGGAATTGAAATAAGTGCGGAAACTGAAGTAGGACTATTCTATGCCATTCAAACACTTATCCAACTAACCGAGCAAAATCCTGACAGATTGCCATTTATCGAGATAGAAGACAGCCCACGTTTTGCATATCGAGGTGCGCATATAGATGTTTCGCGACATTTCTTCTCACTCGATTTTCTAAAAAAGCAAATCGATATGATGGCACATTACAAGCTCAACTATTTTCATTGGCACCTAACTGACGGACCGGGTTGGCGAATAGAAATAAAACAGTATCCCGAATTGACAAATATCGCTGCATGGCGCACACATTCGCTTTGGAAAGAGTGGTGGGCTTCTGAAAGGAAATATGCAAATGAAAGTGCCCCAAATGCTTATGGTGGCTATTACACGCAAGAAGAGGCAAGAGAGCTGGTCGAATACGCCTCAAAAAGACATATCACAATTATACCCGAAATAGAGATGCCGGGACATTCGGAGGAGGTTCTTGCGGTATATCCACATCTATCATGCACAGAAAAACCATATACAAGCAGTGAGTATTGTATTGGCAATGAGGAGACTTTTGTTTTCTTAGAAAATGTTTTAAGTGAGATTATAGACGTTTTCCCGTCCGCTCATATTCATATTGGCGGAGATGAAGCAAGTAAAGAGCATTGGAAAAAGTGTCGCAAATGTCAGGAACGCATTAAGAATGAGGGTTTAAAAGATGAAGCCGAACTGCAAAGCTATCTAATCAGACGAATAGAAAAATATCTGCACTCTAAAGGTAGAAAGCTTATTGGTTGGGATGAAATCTTAGAGGGCGGATTAGAAAAAAGTGCGATAGTGATGAATTGGCGCAGTGAAAATATTGGAATTGAGGCTGCACAAGCAGGACACAAAGTTATTTTGACACCAGGTAAATATACCTATTTCAATGGCTATCAAGCCTCGCCCGATAAAGAGCCTGAAGCTATGGGTAGTTTCTTGCCATTGGAAAATGTTTACGCCTACAACCCTGTACTCGACAGCCTTTCAGCCGAATATATAGGTAATATATGGGGCGTTCAGTCGTGTCTGTGGGCAGAATATATTCCTACCGAAGATCTTGCGGAATATATGCTCTATCCACGCTTGTTGGCACTTGCCGAAGTAGCTTGGACAAACCCGCAAAACAAATCTTGGGAGTCGTTCAAACGGCGTGTTAATCTATCTATCCCGATATTGCAACAGAAAGGTTATAACACTTTTACCTTGAGCAAAGAGCCTAACGTTTTTATGGAAAACGATTCTGTCAATAAAGCGATATCCGTTACTTTAACATCTGAGATATATCCTGTAGAAATACGCTACACAACTGATGGTTCGGCTGTTACAAGCAAATCGTTGTTGTATGAAAATCCGATTTTGGTAAGAGATTCGACAAAACTAAAAACTCAACTCTTTAGAAACGGAAAACCTTTGGGCGAGGTTTTAGAGAAACGGGTTGATTATCACAAAGCTATCGGGAAACGGATTGAATATCTCAACCCATACAATAGGTACTACCCTGCAAGTGGAGAAAAGAGTTTGATTGATGGACTTTTCGGCGGAATCTCGTATGGTGATGGCTTTTGGCAAGGCTTTATAAAAACAGGTTTCGATGTGATTATCGATTTAGGTGAAACGGATTTGCTTCGTCATACACGTATCAATTTTTTACAAAATGGAAGTGTTGAAATTTGGCTACCAAAAGATATTACTATTTCACTCTCTAATGAAAGAGACGGAGATTTTGAAACAGTTGCCACATTCAGTAACAGCGTGATAGACAATAGACCTGGCACATTCGTCAAATCGTTTGAATGGAACGGCTCTCAACAGGCACGGTTCGTCCGTATTACTGCAACCATAAATCCCTTAGTTCGTGGATGGATTTTTGCTGATGAGATTGTTGTGTGGTAA
- a CDS encoding 5'-methylthioadenosine/adenosylhomocysteine nucleosidase — protein MSKKTIGIMGAMPEEINSITELLSEKQEVELGGRKYYVGLLNNIKTIVVFSRWGKVAAATTVTTLILKFEITELIFTGVAGAINSELRIGDIVIGKKLFQHDMDGRPLIEQFEIPLLGVSFFECRKENLSIAEKIINELFDKKHLEKVISREELNHFGIREPKLFIGDIASGDKFFSNSNDKHALLNVLPSVLCVEMEGAAVAQVCYEYEIPFTIIRAISDTADEKAELDFTSFIKNVSSKYSLEIIKMFYQQFK, from the coding sequence ATGAGTAAGAAAACAATTGGAATTATGGGAGCAATGCCCGAGGAAATCAATAGTATCACGGAATTGCTATCAGAAAAGCAAGAAGTAGAACTTGGTGGCAGAAAATACTATGTTGGATTATTGAACAATATCAAAACTATAGTTGTATTTTCACGCTGGGGAAAGGTTGCTGCTGCAACTACCGTGACAACTCTCATACTAAAGTTCGAAATTACGGAACTTATTTTTACTGGAGTTGCCGGAGCAATTAATTCAGAATTGCGCATTGGAGATATTGTGATTGGTAAGAAGTTGTTTCAGCACGATATGGATGGCAGACCATTAATAGAACAATTTGAAATTCCATTGCTTGGTGTTTCCTTCTTTGAGTGTCGTAAAGAAAATTTAAGTATTGCTGAAAAAATAATTAATGAACTTTTTGATAAAAAACATTTAGAAAAAGTAATTAGCAGAGAAGAGTTAAACCACTTTGGAATTCGGGAGCCTAAACTATTTATTGGGGATATAGCAAGCGGAGACAAATTTTTTTCAAATAGCAATGACAAACATGCTCTCCTAAATGTTTTGCCTTCAGTTTTGTGTGTGGAAATGGAAGGGGCAGCAGTAGCCCAAGTTTGTTATGAATATGAAATTCCTTTCACGATAATAAGAGCAATTTCTGATACTGCGGACGAAAAAGCTGAATTAGATTTCACTTCTTTCATTAAAAATGTTTCCAGTAAATATTCACTTGAAATAATCAAGATGTTTTATCAACAATTCAAATGA
- the rsmA gene encoding 16S rRNA (adenine(1518)-N(6)/adenine(1519)-N(6))-dimethyltransferase RsmA, translated as MIRAKKHLGQHFLADKNIARKIAELLPQNSMPVLEIGPGTGVLTKFLIDLHKEKLHVVELDSESVEVLESDIPELKDRIHFGDFLKLPLNELFDDEFMVIGNFPYNISSPILFKIIEHYQQIPVVVGMFQKEVAERVATNHNSKQYGILSVWTQMFYTVKYCFTVPEHVFIPPPKVKSGVILLERNVRDLKGVDPKFLLSVIKTAFNQRRKTLRNSLSQLFEKQSLTDTVFDKRPEQLSVDEFIDLACYLREVQSWVK; from the coding sequence ATGATAAGAGCAAAAAAACATCTGGGACAGCATTTTCTTGCAGACAAAAATATAGCGAGAAAGATAGCAGAACTACTTCCTCAAAACAGCATGCCTGTTTTAGAAATAGGACCAGGTACAGGTGTTTTAACTAAGTTCTTAATTGATTTACATAAAGAAAAACTACATGTAGTTGAATTAGACAGCGAAAGTGTTGAAGTTTTGGAGAGTGATATACCTGAACTAAAGGATAGAATTCATTTTGGGGACTTTTTAAAACTTCCTCTCAATGAGCTTTTTGATGACGAGTTTATGGTTATCGGTAATTTCCCGTATAATATTTCATCGCCTATACTTTTTAAAATAATTGAGCATTACCAGCAAATACCTGTGGTTGTAGGAATGTTTCAAAAAGAGGTTGCCGAAAGAGTAGCAACAAACCACAACTCCAAGCAGTACGGGATATTGAGCGTATGGACACAAATGTTTTACACAGTAAAGTACTGTTTTACAGTACCTGAGCATGTTTTTATTCCGCCTCCCAAAGTTAAATCGGGAGTTATTCTTTTAGAGCGAAACGTCAGAGATCTAAAAGGAGTTGACCCAAAGTTTTTACTATCCGTTATTAAAACAGCATTTAACCAAAGGCGAAAAACACTACGCAACAGCCTTAGCCAACTATTTGAAAAACAGTCACTAACTGACACTGTGTTTGACAAAAGACCCGAACAGCTATCGGTTGATGAATTTATTGATTTAGCTTGTTATTTGAGAGAGGTACAGAGCTGGGTTAAGTGA